The genomic stretch ACGTACGGGGTCGGGGGAGCCCCCACACCCACGCCGCGGAGCTGCCGCTGAGCACCGCCGACGGGCGGCCCAGGCTGGTGGTCACGGCGAGCGCGTCCAGACCCGGACGGCGTCGGGTCTCGGCCACCTCGGCCAGGTCGGCCGCCGTCACCAGGATGCCTGGCCGCAACCGCACCAGGCTCCCGCTGCGGACCGCGCTGGCGATCTCGGCCTTCGTGACGCCGGCCGCGGCCAGACCGGCGGAGGTGACGATGCCGAGCCGGCGGCGCGCGGGTTCGTCGACGCTGAGCGGTACCGGTGCGGTGGACATGAGCGGACCGTGCCGCGTGCGGGCCGTTCGTGGCCCGTGAACGCCGAGGCGGTGGACGGCCGCGCCGGTTGGGGACGGGCTCGGGCGCCGTGCGTCGCTGAGGTGCTACTCGGGTCAACCCGGGCCGGACGGGGTTGAGCCGCGTGCGCACGCGGCTCAACCCCGCCGCCCCCGGCTTGACCCGGACGGGACGACGAGAAGACGACGACGGGCGTGCGGCCGCCTCCCGCGCCGTGAGCCCGGGCACACATCCGGGCCACCTACTCTGGACGGCGTGACCAGCGGGACGCTCGAGCGGACGACGGGGCTGCCGCCGCTGCGGCTGGGCCCGCTGACCGTCGACCCCGCGGTGGTGCTCGCGCCGATGGCCGGCATCACCAACCCGGCCTTCCGCACCCTGTGCCGTGAGTTCGGTGCGGGGCTGTACGTGTGCGAGATGATCACCACCCGCGCCCTGGTCGAGCGCAGCGAGAAGACGCTGCAGATGGTGCAGGCCGCCCCCGGTGAGGCCGACGCGTTCAGCGTGCAGCTGTACGGCGTCGCCCCGGCCACGGTCGCCCGCGCGGTGGAGATGCTGGTCGACGAGCACGTCGCCGGCACCCGCCCGGCGCACATCGACCTGAACTTCGGCTGCCCGGTGCCCAAGGTGACCCGCAAGGGCGGCGGCTCGGCCCTGCCCTGGCGGCGCACCCTGCTGCGGAACATCGTCCGCTCGGCGGTCACAGCGGCCAAGGACGTCCCGGTCACGATCAAGACCCGGATCGGGATCGACGCCGACCACGTCACCTACCTCGACGCCGGCCGGATCGCCCAGGACGAGGGCGCCGCCGGGATCACGCTGCACGGGCGCACCGCCGACCAGCTCTACAGCGGCACCGCCGACTGGGCGCCGATCGCCCGGCTGGTGGAGACCCTCGACATCCCGGTGCTCGGCAACGGCGACCTGTGGGAGGCCGACGACGCGCTGCGCATGGTCGCCGAGACCGGGTGCGCCGGCGTCGTCGTCGGGCGCGGCTGCCTGGGCCGGCCCTGGCTGTTCGGTGACCTGGCCGCGGCGTTCGCCGGCTCGTCGCAGCGCGCCCTGCCGACGCTGCGCGAGGTGGCCGCGGTCATGCACCGGCACGCCACCCTGCTCGCGGCGGACCAGGGCGAGCTGTGGGGCTGCACCGACTTCCGCAAGCACGTCGCCTGGTACCTCAAGGGCTTCAGCGTGGGCTCCGACGTCCGCCGCGCGCTGGCCATGGTCTCCGGGCTCGACGAGCTGGCCGAGCTGCTCGCCCGCATCCCCGACCAGCCCTATCCGCAGGCGGTGCTGGGCGCTCCGCGCGGGCGCACCACCCCGCCCCGGCCGGTCGCGCTGCCGGAGGGCTGGCTGGCCGACCGGGACGACCCGACCCCGCCGTCGGGCGCCGAGCTGACGGTGAGCGGCGGATGACCAGCGGCCCCTTCCTCTACGACGACGACCCGGCGCCGCTGCACACCGGCACCCCGCGCCGGCGCACGGGCCTGCTGGTGGGGCTGCTCGTCGGCACCCTCGCGCTGGCGGTCGCCATGGCCGCGTCGATCGGCGTCTTCAAGGGGTCGGCGGAGGAGCAGTCCACGGAGGTCGCCACCGTGTTCGTCCGGGCGCTCGCCGCCGGTGACCTCGCCACCGCCTACGACCTGGTCTGCGACGACGTGCGCGCCCGGGTGCTCGCCCCCGACCTCGCCGACACCTACCTGCGTCCGGGAGTCCCGGAGGTCACCGGGACCACCCGCGACGAGGTCGACGGGTCGCCGGTGGAGCTGGTCGACGTGCGCTGGGACGACGCCGGCGCGATCTCCCGCACCCAGCTCACCGTCGTCCCCGAGGGCGGCACGAAGGTCTGCGGCACCCGCGGCCTGGACTGATCAGGTCCCGGCGCGGCCGGGTCCTCCGGCTCTGGCCCGGTGACCCCGGCAGCGCGAGCGTGGTGGTGACGCCACCGGGCACACCGAGGTGCCCCCGCCCCGCGCGGCGTGGTGGCCCGGGTGACCGGAGGACGCCATGTCGCAGGTCTGGGTGCAGGACTTCCGCCACGGGTCGATGGACCAGAAGGAGCTGCTGGGCGGCAAGGGCGCCCACCTGGCGGAGATGACCAGGATGGGGTTGCCGGTACCGGCCGGCTTCACCATCACCACCGAGGCCTGCCGCTGGTACCTGACCCACGGCGCGCCGCCGGACGGTCTGGCCGAGCAGGTCGACGCGCACGTGGCCGTGCTCGAGTCGGCGATGGGCAAGCGGCTGGGCGACCGCCGCGACCCGCTCCTGGTCTCCGTGCGCTCCGGCGGGGCGAGGTCGATGCCCGGGATGATGGAGACCGTCCTGGACGTCGGGCTGAACGACGAGTCGGTGCTCGGTCTGGCCGAGCAGTCCGGCAACCCGCGCTTCGCGTGGGACTCCTACCGCCGCCTGGTGCACATGTTCGGCACCACCGTGCTGGGCATCGCCGACCGGCCGTTCGCGGACGCCCTGGACAAGGCGAAGGCGGCGCAGGGGGTGAGCCGCGACGTCGACCTGGACGCCGGTGCCCTCCAGCAGCTCGTCGGCACCTACCGGGAGCTGGTGCGCGAGCTGGCGGGACGCGAGTTCCCCACCGGTCCCCGGGAGCAGCTCGAGCTGGCGATCGCGGCGGTCTTCCGGTCCTGGAACGCCGAGCGGGCCGTGGTCTACCGCCGGCAGGAGCGGATCCCCGCCGACTCCGGCACCGCGGTCAACGTGATGGCGATGGTCTACGGCAACCTGGGGAGGACTCGGGCACCGGCGTCGCGTTCACCCGTGACCCGGCCACCGGCGCCCCCGGCGTCTACGGCGACTACCTGGCCGACGCCCAGGGGGAGGACGTCGTCGCGGGCATCCGCAACACGGTGCCGCTGACCGACCTCGCGACCCTGGACGCCCGGTCGTTCGCCGGCCTGCGCGAGGTGATGCGGCTGCTCGAGGAGCACTACCGGGACCTCTGCGACATCGAGTTCACCATCGAGCGCGGGCGGCTGTGGATCCTGCAGAACCGGGTCGGCAAGCGCACACCCGGCGCGGCCTTCGTGATCGCCGCGCAGCTGGTCGACGAGGGCGTCATCGACCTCGACGAGGCGCTGCGCCGGGTCACCGGTGACCAGCTGGCGCACCTGATGTTCCCGGCGTTCGGCGACGCGGGTGGCGCCGTGGAGCTCACCCGGGGGATGAACGCCAGCCCCGGCGCGGCCGTGGGCCGGGCGGTCTTCAGCTCCGCGGCCGCCGTGGAGTGGGCCGGGCGGGGGGAGGACGTCGTGCTGGTCCGGCGGGAGACCACGCCCGACGACCTGGCCGGCATGATCGCCGCGCGCGGGGTGCTGACCAGCCGCGGCGGGCGCACCAGTCACGCCGCCGTCGTCGCCCGCGGGATGGGGCGCACCTGCGTCTGCGGCGCCGAGGAGCTCGACGTCGACCTCGAGGCCCGCCAGGTCACGGCCCCCGGCGGGGTCGTCGTCCGGGAGGGCGACGTGCTGTCGGTGGACGGGACGACGGGGCGGGTCTGGCTGGGGGCGGTGCCGGTGGAGACCTCGGCCGTCGTCCGGTACTTCGAGGGCGAGCTCGCCCCCGAGGACGGCGACGACGTCGTCCAGGCCGTGCACCGGCTGATCGGGCACGCCGACGCCCGGGCCCGGCTGGGCGTCGAGGCCAACGCCGACACCCCGGCGGACGCCGCGCGGGCGCGGCGGTTCGGTGCCCGGGGGATCGGGCTGTGCCGCACCGAGCACATGTTCCTGGGCGAGCGGCGGCCGCTGGTGGAGCAGCTGGTCCTCGCCGAGGACGACGCCGGGCGGGAGGCCGCGCTGGCCGCCCTGGCGCCGCTGCAGCGCCAGGACTTCACCGAGCTGTTCGCGGCGATGGACGGGCTGCCGGTCACCATCCGGCTGCTCGACCCGCCGCTGCACGAGTTCCTGCCCGACCTCACCGAGCTGTCGGTGGAGGTGGCGGTCGCCGAGGAGCAGCACCACCACGACGCCCGCGGTCTGCGGCTGCTCGCCGCGGTGCGGCGGATGCACGAGCAGAACCCGATGCTCGGCCTGCGCGGGGTACGGCTGGGGCTGGTCGTGCCGGGGCTGTACCGCATGCAGGTGCGGGCGGTCGCGGAGGCGGCGGCCGAACGGATCGCCGCCGGCGGCGACCCACGGCCACAGGTGATGGTCCCGCTGGTGGCCACGGTGACCGAGCTGGAGCTGGTCCGCGCGGAGGCGGAACGGGTGGTCGCCGAGGTGGCTGCCGAGCGGGGGGTGGAGCTGCGCGTCCCGATCGGCACGATGATCGAGGTGCCGCGCGCGGCGCTCACCGCCGGTGAGATCGCCGGGGCGGCGGAGTTCTTCTCCTTCGGCACCAACGACCTCACCCAGCTCACCTGGGGCTTCAGCCGGGACGACGTCGAGGCCGCGTTCTTCCCGGCGTACCTGCAGCGCGGGGTCTTCGCCGTCTCGCCGTTCGAGTCGCTGGACCGGACCGGCGTCGGTGCGCTGGTGGAGCTCGCCGCCGCGCGCGGCCGGGCCGCCCGGCCGGGGCTGCGCACCGGCGTCTGCGGGGAGCACGGCGGTGACCCGGAGTCCATCCACTTCTTCGCCCGGGCCGGACTGGACGACGTCTCCTGCTCGCCGTTCCGGGTGCCGGTGGCGCGGCTGGAGGCGGGCCGGGCGGCGGTGCTGGCGGCCGGCTGACCGTGGGCGGCCGGGAGAGGCGGGGGGGGCCCGGACGAGCCACCCGCCCCCAGGGGTCCCACGGCTGTCAGCGCAGCGTGGTACCCATGACGGGTGGCGTTCGCGGGCCGGCTGGCCGTCCGGGTGATCGGGGCCGCGGTGGCTGCGGTGACCCTGCTCGTCGGCTCGACGGCGCTGGCGATCTGGTGGACGGCGCGGCAGGACGCGCGGCCGGCCTCCGATGCGATCGTGGTGCTGGGCTCGGCGCAGTACAACGGCGTCCCGTCGTCCATCTTCGAGGCGCGGCTGGAGCACGCCCGTGAGCTCTACGAGGACGGCGTGGCTCCGGTGATCGTGACCGTGGGCGGCCGCGCGGAGGGCGACGAGTTCTCCGAGGCCGAGGCCGGGCGCGACTACCTGGCCGACACCGGTGTCCCGCGCGACGCGCTGCTGGCCGTGCCGGAGGGCGTCGACACCCTGGAGAGCGTCCGCGCGGTCGCGGCGGAGTTCGCCGACCGTGGCTGGGAGAGCGCCGTCCTGGTCAGCGACCCGTGGCACGCCATGCGGGCCGAGCGGATGGCCTCCGACGCCGGCCTCGAGGCGACCAGCTCGCCCACCCGCCAGGGGCCCGCCGTGCAGACCCGCACCACGCAGTTCCGCTACATCCTCCGGGAGACCGCCGCGTACCTGCTCTACCGCGCGACCGGTGAGAGCGTCGCCGGCGCCCCGGGCATCGGCTGAGGAGGAGGACCGTGCTCGAGCTGGGCAAGAAGGGGGCGCACGGCGTGCCGAAGGGCGTCGTCCCCGTGCTGTCCGACGGGGCCGTGGTGGCCACGCTGCACGCCGCCCACTGGCGGGAGGCGGCCACCGCCGAGGTGGGTGACCGGCGCTGGGAGTTCCAGCGGCAGGGCAGCCGCGAGCTGGTCGGCCGGTGGGCGCAGGAGCCGGCGGGCAGCGTGCGGCTGCGCGCGCACGCGGTGTCGTTCTGGAAGAACCGCTGGGCCGTGGAGCTGGACGGCGTGCCCGTCGACGTCGAGACCGGGTCGTGGTGGAAGGGCACCCGCCGCTACCGACGCGGTGATCGGCTGCTGGCCGAGAGCGGCCGCACCGGCGGCTGGGGCTGGCGGCACACCCTGACCACCGACGCCGGCCTCCCGCTCGACCACGCCGTCTTCCTGCTGTGGTTCGAGTCGGTGCTGACCCGCCGTCAGGCCGCCGCGGCGGCGGCCTGATGGCCGGCCGGGGGCGCATCCGCGCCGCGGACATCGCGCTGGTCCGCGAGCGGGCCAAGATCGACGACATCGTCGGTGAGCACCTGCAGCTCAAGCGCGCCGGCGGCGGCAGCCTCAAGGGGCTGTGCCCGTTCCACGACGAGAAGTCGCCGTCCTTCCACGTGACCCCGTCGCGGAACCTCTTCCACTGTTTTGGTTGCGGGGCCGGTGGCGACGTCATCCGGTTCATCCAGGACATCGACCACCTGTCCTTCACCGAGGCCGTCGAGCTGCTGGCCGGCCGGGCCAACGTCGAGCTGCACTACGAGGACGACGGCGGGCGGCCCACCGGCGGCCCCGACCGGGCCGCGGCCGGGCAGCGGGCCCGGCTGGTGTCGGCCAACGCCGAGGCCGCGCGGTTCTACGCCGAGCAGCTGATGACCCCCGACGCCGCGCCGGCCCGGCAGTTCCTCGCCGAGCGCGGCTTCGACCGGCAGGTCGCCCTCGACTTCGGCTGCGGCTACGCCCCCGGCGGCTGGGACGTGCTCACCCGGCACCTGCGCGGTCTGGGCTACTCGCAGGCCGAGCTGGTCACCGCGGGCCTGGCCAAGGAGTCCTCCCGCGGCACGCTGATCGACCGGTTCCACCGCCGGCTGATCTGGCCGATCCGCGACCTCACCAACGACGTCATCGGCTTCGGTGCGCGCAAGCTGATGGACGACGACCCGGGCCCGAAGTACCTGAACACCCCCGAGACGCCGCTGTACAAGAAGAGCTCGGTGCTCTACGGCGTCGAGCGGGCCAAGCGGGACATCGCCCGCAACCACCAGGCCGTCGTCGTCGAGGGCTACACCGACGTGATGGCCTGCCATGTCGCCGGCGTCACCACCGCCGTCGCCTCCTGCGGCACCGCGTTCGGCGCCGAGCACATCAACGTGCTGCGCCGGCTGCTGATGGACCAGGACGAGTTCCGCGGGGAGGTCGTCTACACCTTCGACGGCGACGCGGCCGGCCAGGCGGCGGCGATGAAGTCGTTCAAGGAGGACCAGCGCTTCGTGGCGCAGACCTTCGTCGCGGTCGAGCAGGAGGGCCGCGACCCGTGCGAGCTGCGCCAGGCGCACGGCGACGCCGCGGTGCGTGACCTCATCGCCCGGCGCACCCCGCTGATCGAGTTCGTGCTGCGCACGATGCTGGCCGAGTACGACCTGGACACCGTGGAGGGCCGGGTCGCGGCGCTGGACAAGACCGCACCGCTGCTGGCCCAGATCAAGGACCACGCGCTGCGGCCGGCCTACGCCCGCCGGCTCGCCGGGCTGCTCGGCCTGCCCGACGAGAGCGAGGTGGTCGCGCGGGTGCGCCGGCTGGCCGACGGCGGTGCCTCCCCCGAGCGCGGCCGGGTGCGCACCCCGCGCAAGAGCCCGGACGACGTCGCGGTCGAGGTGGAGCGCGAGGCGGTCAAGGCAGCCCTGCAGTGCCCGGAGATCGCCGGGCCGGAGTTCGACGCCGTGCGCGCCGAGGACTTCACCCACCCCGACTACGCCGCGGTGGCCGCCGCGGTCGCCGCCGCCGGAGGAGCGGCCGGGGCCACGGTCAGCGGCGCCGACTGGGTGGAGCAGGTGGAGCAGCACTGCGACCGGGAGACGGCGACGGCGATGCTGACCGCGCTGGCGGTGGAGCCGATGCGGTCGGTGGGGGAGAACGACGTCACCTACGTCAACGCCCTGATGGCGCGGCTGCAGGAGATCATCACCATCCGGCAGGTGGCTGCGCTGAAGGGCAAGCTGCAGCGGATGAACCCGGTCGAGGCCGCCGACGAGTACATGAAGGCGTTCAAGCAGCTGATGGACCTCGAGCAGCTGGCGATCTCGCTGCGCAAGCGGGCGGCCGGCGGCCTGACGCCGTGAAGGTGCTCGACGCGCTGCGCGCCCGGTTCGCCCGCCCGCCGGAGCTGGTGCGGGCGGTGGTCGCCGCGTCACCGGACCCGGACGAGCGGGTGCTCGCCTGGGGGCCGCTGGCGGGCGGCGGCTGGCTGGTGGCGACCTCCCGCGGCCTGCGGGTGGTGCCCGGTGACCTGGCGCTGACCGACGCCGCGGCGGTGCCGGTGCTGCGCTGGCACGAGGTGGGCACGGCGCGGTGGACGGCGGCGGGTGCCGGGGGGAGCTTCCTGGTCACGCCGCTCACCGAGGTGGAGCCGGGGGTGCAGGCCCGGGGCCCGCAGCAGCGGTACGTGCTGACCGAGGCGGGGGAACTGCCGGGCGAGGTGCGCAGCCGGGTCGACCGCACGGTGGTGACCAGCCAGCGGCACCCGCTGCCCGGTGGGGGTGCGGTGCTGCTGGTGGCGCGCCGGGTGCCCGGTCAGGCGGCGCGGGAGTGGAGCGTGGTGTTCGACGACGACGCCGACCGCGACGACCCGCAGGCCCGGCAGGTCGCCCGGGACCGGCTGGCCGCCGCGGTGGACGCCGACGACCCGACCCGCTGACCGTGGGCCGGGTGGAGGTCAGCGCCGGGTGTTGCCCTGCCCGTTGTTGCCCTGCCCGGAGTTGCCCTGGCCGAGACTGGACTTGACCGACTGCACCGCGGCGTCCGCCTGGGCCTGGGCCATGCCCGCGACGCTCTGCAGGCGCGGGTCGTCCTTGGCGTGGGCGTAGGCGCGGCGGATCTGCTCGTAGCGCTCCCGGCCGGCCTTGGCGCCGAGGACGTAGCCGGCACCGAAGCCGGCGAGGAAGGACAGCTTGGCCACGGGGGCTCCTCCAGTGATCGGGACGGACTGGGGACGCTACCGGCCGGCGCGCCGCGCGACCCGCCGAGAACCCCCTCCCGGCCACACCGGCGGGGTGGGGTAATCTCTTCCAGGCGCACGGGCGACCAACCCGTTCGTTCCCCCGTAGCTCAATTGGCAGAGCATGCGACTGTTAATCGCAGGGTTACTGGTTCAAGTCCAGTCGGGGGAGCTCCACCAGGCTCCTGACCAGCGGAGACGCTGATCAGGGCCTTCGTCGTTCCCGGACCGGTCAGCTCGTGGTCTGCCCGGGGGTGGACGTCGCCCCTCATCGAGTTGGGGCGCCGGGCGCGACGCACCTGGGCGTAGGGTCATGCTCTCTGCCCGACCTGGCGAGGAGACCTCGCGACAGGACTGGGGCCGGACATGACACCGAGCACGACGCTCCGCCCCTCTCGGCGGCCGGCCTGCGGGCGCCGGTCATGACCGCGGACGTGCCGTCTTCGGCGCCGCGGGTGGCGGACGTGCTCGCCTCGGTGGTGAGCCGGGACGACCGTGCGACCTGGCCGATGGCCCTGGTCGAGGAGTGCCGCCGTGCCCTCGGTGCCGACGGTGCGGGCCTGGCGGTCGCGGACCCGGACGGTTCGATCGCCGTGCTCGCGGCCACCCCGGGCCTGGGGCAGGCGGGGGAGGACCTGCAGTTCACCCTGGGCGAGGGGCCGTGCCAGGTGGCGTCCGCCTCGGGTCGGCTGGTCCTGAGCCCCGACCTCGGCGCCGATCCCCGCTGGTCGCAGTACTCTCGCGAGGCCGGGGCGCACGGGATCCGCGCGGCGTTCAGCGCCCCGCTGCAGGTCGGCGCCGTCCGGCTGGGTGTGCTGGACGTCTACCGCCGCGTCCCGGGTTCGTTGACGATGGCCGCGTTGACCTCGCTGCAGGTGTACGCCGAGGCCGCGGTCGCGGTGCTGCTCCTGATGTCGGATGCCGGGGAGGCAGCAGGTGTGCCGGCCGACGTCATGGAGTTCGCCGACATCCGGCCGGTGGTGCACCAGGCGGCCGGCATGGTCGCCGTCCAGCTGGACGTGAGCCTGCAGGTGGCGCTGGTGCGGCTGCGGGGCGAGGCCTTCGCCGCGGGACGGTCGCTCCGTGCGGTCGCCGGTGACGTCGTCGCCCGGCGGCTCGCGTTCGACCACACTGACCGCGGGTCGTCGTGGCGTGCAGGTGGGGAGTCCGGCGACGGTGCCGGTGAGTGTCCGAACGGTCACATCGACCGGGTCGACGACGGCGATGACCCGAGGAGAGGGAGTCCAGATGAGCACGCGTGAGGACTTGATCGCCGACACGTTCGTCGAGTTGGCCGACTCGTTGGCGGCCGGCTTCGAGGTGACCGACTTCCTGGACCGGCTGGTCACCCGGGCGGTGGAGCTGCTGGACGCCGACGCCGCCGGGATCATGCTGGCCGACTCCCGTGGGCAGCTGCAGGTGCTGGCGGCCGGCTCGCACGACGTGCGGCTGCTGGAGCTCTTCGAGCTGCAGGGCGACTCCGGTCCCTGTCTGGACAGCTTCCGCAGCGGTCTCCCGGTGACCCCGCCGGACCGGGCGGCCATGCAGTCGTCCTGGCCGCTCTTCGCGGCCGAGGCGGAGGCGGGCGGCTACTCGTCCGTCCAGGCCGTCCCGATGCGCCTGCGGCACGAGGTGATCGGCGCGATGAACGTCTTCCGCCGGGCCGAGGGCGCCCTGATCGGCAGCCAGCTCAAGCTCGCGCGGGCCCTGGCCGACGTGGCCTCGGTCGCGCTGATCTCCGAGCGCACCATCTCCGCCCGGGAGCTGATGGCCGACCAGCTGCAGGGTGCGCTGAACAGCCGCGTGCTGCTGGAGCAGGCGAAGGGGATGCTGGCCGAACGCACGGGCGTGGGCGTGGACCAGGCGTTCACCGAGATGCGGGACCACGCCCGGCGCAGTGGGCGGTCCCTGCGGGACGTGGCGGCCGACGTGGTCCGGGACCGAGGGGTGCCACCGCGGGGGTGATCACGCTCGGCGGGACCCGGGGCGACACGCCGGTGACCCGCCGACGGGCTCCGGGTGGACACGTTCGGCCATGGCGCTCAGCCGTTGCGTTCCGCTAGGTTGTGCT from Modestobacter roseus encodes the following:
- a CDS encoding GAF and ANTAR domain-containing protein gives rise to the protein MTADVPSSAPRVADVLASVVSRDDRATWPMALVEECRRALGADGAGLAVADPDGSIAVLAATPGLGQAGEDLQFTLGEGPCQVASASGRLVLSPDLGADPRWSQYSREAGAHGIRAAFSAPLQVGAVRLGVLDVYRRVPGSLTMAALTSLQVYAEAAVAVLLLMSDAGEAAGVPADVMEFADIRPVVHQAAGMVAVQLDVSLQVALVRLRGEAFAAGRSLRAVAGDVVARRLAFDHTDRGSSWRAGGESGDGAGECPNGHIDRVDDGDDPRRGSPDEHA
- the dusB gene encoding tRNA dihydrouridine synthase DusB — translated: MTSGTLERTTGLPPLRLGPLTVDPAVVLAPMAGITNPAFRTLCREFGAGLYVCEMITTRALVERSEKTLQMVQAAPGEADAFSVQLYGVAPATVARAVEMLVDEHVAGTRPAHIDLNFGCPVPKVTRKGGGSALPWRRTLLRNIVRSAVTAAKDVPVTIKTRIGIDADHVTYLDAGRIAQDEGAAGITLHGRTADQLYSGTADWAPIARLVETLDIPVLGNGDLWEADDALRMVAETGCAGVVVGRGCLGRPWLFGDLAAAFAGSSQRALPTLREVAAVMHRHATLLAADQGELWGCTDFRKHVAWYLKGFSVGSDVRRALAMVSGLDELAELLARIPDQPYPQAVLGAPRGRTTPPRPVALPEGWLADRDDPTPPSGAELTVSGG
- a CDS encoding GAF and ANTAR domain-containing protein; translation: MSTREDLIADTFVELADSLAAGFEVTDFLDRLVTRAVELLDADAAGIMLADSRGQLQVLAAGSHDVRLLELFELQGDSGPCLDSFRSGLPVTPPDRAAMQSSWPLFAAEAEAGGYSSVQAVPMRLRHEVIGAMNVFRRAEGALIGSQLKLARALADVASVALISERTISARELMADQLQGALNSRVLLEQAKGMLAERTGVGVDQAFTEMRDHARRSGRSLRDVAADVVRDRGVPPRG
- the dnaG gene encoding DNA primase, with protein sequence MAGRGRIRAADIALVRERAKIDDIVGEHLQLKRAGGGSLKGLCPFHDEKSPSFHVTPSRNLFHCFGCGAGGDVIRFIQDIDHLSFTEAVELLAGRANVELHYEDDGGRPTGGPDRAAAGQRARLVSANAEAARFYAEQLMTPDAAPARQFLAERGFDRQVALDFGCGYAPGGWDVLTRHLRGLGYSQAELVTAGLAKESSRGTLIDRFHRRLIWPIRDLTNDVIGFGARKLMDDDPGPKYLNTPETPLYKKSSVLYGVERAKRDIARNHQAVVVEGYTDVMACHVAGVTTAVASCGTAFGAEHINVLRRLLMDQDEFRGEVVYTFDGDAAGQAAAMKSFKEDQRFVAQTFVAVEQEGRDPCELRQAHGDAAVRDLIARRTPLIEFVLRTMLAEYDLDTVEGRVAALDKTAPLLAQIKDHALRPAYARRLAGLLGLPDESEVVARVRRLADGGASPERGRVRTPRKSPDDVAVEVEREAVKAALQCPEIAGPEFDAVRAEDFTHPDYAAVAAAVAAAGGAAGATVSGADWVEQVEQHCDRETATAMLTALAVEPMRSVGENDVTYVNALMARLQEIITIRQVAALKGKLQRMNPVEAADEYMKAFKQLMDLEQLAISLRKRAAGGLTP
- a CDS encoding YdcF family protein produces the protein MAFAGRLAVRVIGAAVAAVTLLVGSTALAIWWTARQDARPASDAIVVLGSAQYNGVPSSIFEARLEHARELYEDGVAPVIVTVGGRAEGDEFSEAEAGRDYLADTGVPRDALLAVPEGVDTLESVRAVAAEFADRGWESAVLVSDPWHAMRAERMASDAGLEATSSPTRQGPAVQTRTTQFRYILRETAAYLLYRATGESVAGAPGIG
- the ppdK gene encoding pyruvate, phosphate dikinase, translated to MERRAGRGLPPAGADPRRLRHRGQRDGDGLRQPGEDSGTGVAFTRDPATGAPGVYGDYLADAQGEDVVAGIRNTVPLTDLATLDARSFAGLREVMRLLEEHYRDLCDIEFTIERGRLWILQNRVGKRTPGAAFVIAAQLVDEGVIDLDEALRRVTGDQLAHLMFPAFGDAGGAVELTRGMNASPGAAVGRAVFSSAAAVEWAGRGEDVVLVRRETTPDDLAGMIAARGVLTSRGGRTSHAAVVARGMGRTCVCGAEELDVDLEARQVTAPGGVVVREGDVLSVDGTTGRVWLGAVPVETSAVVRYFEGELAPEDGDDVVQAVHRLIGHADARARLGVEANADTPADAARARRFGARGIGLCRTEHMFLGERRPLVEQLVLAEDDAGREAALAALAPLQRQDFTELFAAMDGLPVTIRLLDPPLHEFLPDLTELSVEVAVAEEQHHHDARGLRLLAAVRRMHEQNPMLGLRGVRLGLVVPGLYRMQVRAVAEAAAERIAAGGDPRPQVMVPLVATVTELELVRAEAERVVAEVAAERGVELRVPIGTMIEVPRAALTAGEIAGAAEFFSFGTNDLTQLTWGFSRDDVEAAFFPAYLQRGVFAVSPFESLDRTGVGALVELAAARGRAARPGLRTGVCGEHGGDPESIHFFARAGLDDVSCSPFRVPVARLEAGRAAVLAAG